In one Massilia endophytica genomic region, the following are encoded:
- a CDS encoding chaperone modulator CbpM, with amino-acid sequence MNEAIEGVLLDEAALTIEELARACAVDPGWVVHRVQTGILLSGAGGEPEAWRFTSVDLVRARALLRVERDFDASEEVAALIVDLSDEIRRLKTRLRAAGLRY; translated from the coding sequence ATGAACGAGGCAATCGAAGGCGTGCTGCTGGACGAAGCGGCGCTCACCATTGAAGAACTGGCGCGCGCCTGCGCAGTGGACCCCGGCTGGGTGGTGCACCGGGTACAGACCGGCATCCTGCTGAGCGGCGCGGGCGGCGAGCCGGAAGCCTGGCGTTTTACCAGCGTGGACCTGGTGCGGGCCAGGGCATTGTTGCGCGTGGAGCGCGACTTTGACGCCAGCGAAGAGGTGGCGGCGCTGATCGTGGACCTGAGCGACGAAATCCGCCGCCTCAAGACCCGCCTCCGCGCCGCCGGCCTCCGCTACTGA
- a CDS encoding LysR family transcriptional regulator, with protein sequence MRDPGLPTIDQLRVFLAVIDHGGFAHAARALHRTQSVISYTIANLEEQLGIALLDRSSRKPTLTEAGKVLLADARAVAAKVDAMRARAKALGQGLEGEVCLVVDVMFPGCVLVHLLEAFQREFPTVSLRLHMEALGTVMQMVLDRRCQLGVSGMALNVPEVVERHASGYVEMVPVCAPRHPLAKIDGIVPTQVLREHLQLVVTDRSTLTEGQDFGVLARRDWRLGDVASKHALLLGGLGWGNMPFSMIARDLEAGRLVELKLQDAKRLQYPLFVIHRADEQLGPATTWLREAFVTADFQLPSEPY encoded by the coding sequence ATGCGCGATCCCGGCCTTCCCACCATCGACCAGCTCCGCGTCTTCCTCGCCGTGATCGACCACGGCGGTTTCGCCCATGCGGCGCGGGCCCTGCACCGGACGCAGTCGGTCATCAGCTACACCATCGCCAACCTGGAAGAGCAGCTCGGCATTGCCCTGCTCGACCGCAGCTCGCGCAAGCCCACGCTGACGGAGGCGGGCAAGGTGCTGCTGGCCGACGCGCGGGCGGTGGCTGCGAAAGTGGACGCGATGCGCGCGCGGGCCAAGGCGCTGGGACAGGGTCTGGAGGGCGAAGTCTGCCTCGTGGTGGATGTGATGTTCCCCGGCTGCGTGCTGGTGCACCTGCTCGAAGCTTTCCAGCGGGAGTTTCCGACCGTATCCCTGCGGCTGCACATGGAGGCGCTGGGCACGGTGATGCAGATGGTGCTGGACCGCCGCTGCCAGCTGGGCGTGAGCGGCATGGCCCTGAACGTGCCGGAAGTGGTGGAGCGGCACGCCAGCGGCTATGTGGAAATGGTGCCGGTGTGCGCACCCCGCCATCCGCTGGCGAAGATCGATGGCATCGTGCCCACGCAGGTACTGCGCGAGCATCTGCAACTGGTGGTGACGGACCGCAGCACTCTGACCGAGGGCCAGGATTTCGGCGTGCTGGCGCGGCGCGACTGGCGGCTGGGCGACGTGGCCTCCAAGCATGCGCTGCTGCTGGGCGGACTGGGCTGGGGCAACATGCCCTTCTCCATGATCGCGCGCGACCTCGAGGCGGGCCGCCTGGTCGAGCTCAAGCTGCAGGATGCAAAGCGCCTGCAATATCCCCTCTTCGTCATCCACCGTGCGGATGAGCAGCTGGGGCCCGCAACCACCTGGCTGCGGGAAGCCTTCGTAACGGCGGACTTCCAACTCCCTTCCGAGCCCTACTGA
- a CDS encoding FMN-dependent NADH-azoreductase: MANVLYINSSVRTSGSLSRQLSAEFIAKWKAAHPADTIVERDLASRPVPHLSEEMMGAFFTPAEQRNAEQAQTVKLSDALVDEVEAADIIVIGAPMYNFSVPSTLKAYIDHIARAGRTFKYGPNGAEGLLKDKKVYVFTASGGVYSEGPAAGFDFLATYLRAVLGFLGITDISFIRAEGVAMGEQAVADTLAKTRRSIEELIAA, translated from the coding sequence ATGGCAAACGTCCTTTACATCAACAGCAGCGTGCGCACTTCCGGCTCCCTCTCGCGCCAGCTTTCCGCCGAGTTCATCGCCAAATGGAAGGCCGCTCATCCGGCCGACACCATCGTCGAGCGCGACCTGGCCAGCCGCCCGGTGCCTCACCTGAGTGAAGAAATGATGGGCGCCTTCTTCACCCCCGCCGAGCAGCGCAACGCCGAGCAGGCGCAGACCGTCAAGCTCTCCGACGCGCTGGTGGACGAGGTGGAAGCGGCGGACATCATCGTGATCGGCGCCCCGATGTACAACTTTTCGGTGCCCAGCACGCTCAAGGCCTACATCGACCACATCGCCCGCGCGGGCCGCACCTTCAAGTACGGGCCGAACGGCGCCGAGGGCCTGCTGAAGGACAAGAAGGTGTATGTGTTCACCGCCAGCGGCGGTGTGTACAGCGAAGGCCCCGCGGCCGGTTTCGACTTCCTGGCCACCTACCTGCGCGCCGTGCTGGGCTTCCTGGGCATTACGGACATCAGCTTCATCCGCGCGGAAGGCGTGGCGATGGGCGAACAGGCCGTGGCCGACACCCTGGCCAAGACGCGCCGCTCGATCGAGGAGCTGATTGCCGCCTGA
- a CDS encoding cysteine hydrolase family protein has protein sequence MKRNQHLLIIDPQNDFCDLPPSYCPINPATGQPHAPALPVPGAHADMQRLAALIRQGQRGLDAISVTLDSHHRFDIAHPTFWYAPGGKAVSPFTEIAAADVRAGRFTPRDPSALPRALAYLDALEATGRYRLMVWPVHCEIGSWGHNVHEDVRAAYNAWEDASLGVVTKIGKGSNPWTEHYSAVMAEVPDDADPGTQLNRKLIASLAQASRVYIAGEAGSHCVKATTEHIAGHVDPSKLVLVTDCMSPVAGFDQQYRSFLEAMRARGAQAMTSAQVLEELR, from the coding sequence ATGAAACGCAATCAGCATCTGCTCATCATCGATCCGCAAAACGATTTTTGCGATCTTCCGCCGAGCTACTGCCCCATCAATCCCGCCACTGGCCAGCCTCACGCCCCGGCCCTGCCAGTGCCGGGCGCGCATGCGGACATGCAGCGCCTTGCGGCCCTGATACGGCAAGGGCAGCGGGGCCTGGACGCGATCAGCGTCACGCTGGACTCGCACCACCGTTTCGACATCGCCCACCCCACCTTCTGGTACGCGCCGGGCGGCAAGGCCGTCTCACCCTTCACCGAAATTGCAGCGGCCGACGTGCGCGCCGGGCGCTTCACGCCGCGCGACCCATCGGCCCTGCCGCGCGCACTGGCCTATCTCGACGCTCTCGAAGCGACGGGCCGCTACCGGCTGATGGTGTGGCCCGTGCATTGCGAAATCGGCTCCTGGGGACACAACGTGCACGAGGACGTGCGCGCCGCCTACAACGCCTGGGAAGACGCGTCGCTTGGCGTGGTAACGAAGATCGGCAAAGGCTCGAATCCGTGGACCGAGCATTATTCCGCCGTGATGGCCGAAGTGCCGGACGACGCGGACCCCGGCACGCAGCTCAATCGCAAACTGATCGCCAGCCTCGCGCAGGCCAGCCGCGTCTACATCGCGGGCGAAGCGGGCAGCCACTGCGTGAAGGCCACCACGGAACATATCGCAGGCCATGTCGATCCCTCGAAGCTGGTGCTGGTCACCGATTGCATGAGCCCTGTGGCGGGCTTCGATCAGCAGTACCGGAGCTTCCTTGAGGCGATGCGGGCGCGGGGCGCGCAGGCAATGACGTCCGCGCAGGTGCTGGAGGAATTGCGATGA